The genomic DNA TGAAAAGGGAAGAGAAGTGCTTTCTTATTTAGAGGGGGAAGCCGGAAATTATCCTCTCAAATCGTACATGTGGTCGGATGAAGTCCTAGTCAACATTGCGCAAATGCTTAGAGGCTACCACGATGCGGTAAGTGATTTCCCGTTCGAGGAAGAATGGGAGCCTCTCGATGATACGCCGGGACCTTATGAATTGATCTGTCATAATGACTTCGCAATCTACAATATTATTTTCCACAACAAACAGGTCGCGGGAATCATCGATTTTGATGTGGCGGCGCCAGGTCCGAGGGTATGGGATGTGGCATATGCCCTCTATACGTGCGTGCCTCTTGGAGTGGGGCATCTCGATGAGAACGGGGAAGCTGTCTACTATGAAGCGAGCCGGGATGCTCCTATAAGGAAGAAACGGATCGATCTCTTTTTC from Rossellomorea marisflavi includes the following:
- a CDS encoding aminoglycoside phosphotransferase family protein, which produces MSQQEEKLSGGNVSQVYRVEDTVRREIKPESERIHKLLKHLEEKGFAHAPRFNGIDEKGREVLSYLEGEAGNYPLKSYMWSDEVLVNIAQMLRGYHDAVSDFPFEEEWEPLDDTPGPYELICHNDFAIYNIIFHNKQVAGIIDFDVAAPGPRVWDVAYALYTCVPLGVGHLDENGEAVYYEASRDAPIRKKRIDLFFKAYGMEHLKEGILEVVKLRVQALQSTMKRKAAEGDAAFQRMIEDGHYDHYERELEFIKREGYLWR